Proteins from one Cryptomeria japonica chromosome 4, Sugi_1.0, whole genome shotgun sequence genomic window:
- the LOC131875213 gene encoding uncharacterized protein LOC131875213: MVAKLKAKLLPGDYSIQLYKKLQNLRQKEMDVKAYTEEFYKLSIRANHEEDETKNIARYINGLRFNIQDELSLTNPKIVEESFQLALKAKDKLKKRQEKQGRDRGRSNFRRRVNFLGRGQSQRSQGETSESQESFKSETRGGFRGRRPNFRGRFGGQRGGSNAFTIKCYKCNKFDSHQDWQCPKNKATTPFSGERRNQIAKVEDSESVTSPNQEVAPNVGESIMMRRTLIKVPIEKEPPQRKSLFRTTCKSQGKCCKVVIDYGSTDNLVSMEMVEKLNLKRIPHTKPYKVTWLNKGQQVLVNEQCWVEFHIGGYKDKVLCDSIPMDVCHILLGRPWQYDKYAKHDGRKNTYVIEKDGVTFTITPLKDEEPISQARNSVILVGEKEFLKSMEEKIGFAVLIRPNTIVAAEKVKEVPQEVQKLLNKYEDIVVDELPSSLLPMRYISHCIDFIPGANLPNKANL, translated from the coding sequence ATGGTTGCAAAACTGAAAGCCAAGTTATTACCTGGTGACTATTCCATTCAGCTATACAAGAAACTTCAGAATCTAagacaaaaggagatggatgtaaAGGCCTATACAGAAGAATTTTACAAGCTAAGTATAAGAGCCAACCATGAAGAGGATGAAACTAAAAATATAGCAAGATATATTAATGGATTGAGATTCAATATTCAGGATGAGCTTAGCCTTacaaatccaaaaatagtggaagAGTCCTTTCAATTAGCACTAAAGGCTAAAgacaagttgaagaagagacaagagAAACAAGGTAGAGATAGGGGTAGATCAAATTTCAGAAGAAGAGTTAATTTTTTAGGAAGAGGTCAATCACAAAGATCTCAAGGAGAAACAAGTGAGTCACAAGAATCATTCAAGTCTGAAACAAGAGgaggttttagaggaagaagacccaatTTTAGGGGCAGATTTGGAGGTCAAAGAGGTGGATCAAATGCATTCACTATAAAATGCTACAAGTGTAATAAGTTTGATAGTCATCAAGATTGGCAGTGTCCTAAAAACAAGGCTACAACACCATTTAGTGGGGAGAGGAGAAATCAgattgctaaggttgaagatagtgaGAGTGTAACCTCACCTAATCAAGAAGTTGCACCCAATGTTGGAGAATCAATCATGATGAGAAGAACATTGATTAAGGTACCAATAGAAAAAGAACCCCCTCAGAGGAAATCACTTTTTAGAACCACATGTAAGAGTCAAGGGAAGTGTTGCAAAGTGGTGATTGATTATGGTAGTACAGACAATCTAGTCTCTATGGAAATGGTAGAGAAACTCAATTTGAAAAGGATCCCTCATACAAAACCATAcaaagtcacatggttgaataagggGCAGCAAGTTTTGGTCAATGAACAATGTTGGGTGGAGTTTCACATTGGAGGGTAtaaagataaagtactttgtgatagCATCCCTATGGATGTTTGTCATATTTTacttggtagaccatggcaatatgacaagtATGCCAAACATGATGGAAGGAAAAACACATATGTAATTGAGAAAGATGGAGTTACCTTTACCATCACACCACTCAAGGATGAAGAACCCATTTCACAAGCTAGAAATAGTGTGATACTAGTAGGAGAGAAAGAATTTTTAAAATCTATGGAGGAGAAAATAGGGTTTGCTGTCCTAATCAGACCCAATACCATAGTAGCAGCAGAGAAGGTGAAAGAGGTGCCACAAGAAGTCCAAAAACTCTTAAATAAGTATGAAGACATAGTGGTGGATGAACTTCCAAGTTCACTTCTACCTATGAGATACATAAGTCACTGTATTGACTTCATTCCTGGAGCTAATCTACCTAACAAGGCAAATCTATAA